One window from the genome of Breoghania sp. L-A4 encodes:
- a CDS encoding DUF2937 family protein, with translation MFGRVIVLLIAIASGTVTSQVPEFAQQYRQRLGGAIDALAEVVADFRRDAEAENLTPESAIARLKLSDDAFARRRGVSMERASDRLESLIDQMKAMQNAGPIQRIAVFARHADGELMRRTAADFEPGVPVTGEGAISAGLGVLAGLIVSWMTMAGGRRVRKRIRRKRAGDHARDA, from the coding sequence ATGTTCGGCCGCGTCATCGTTCTGCTGATCGCGATTGCATCGGGCACCGTGACCTCGCAAGTCCCTGAGTTCGCGCAGCAATACCGGCAGCGGCTGGGCGGCGCGATCGACGCGCTGGCCGAGGTCGTGGCCGACTTCCGCCGCGACGCGGAAGCCGAGAACCTCACTCCCGAATCCGCCATCGCGCGGTTGAAGCTGAGCGATGACGCCTTCGCGCGCCGCCGGGGCGTCAGCATGGAGCGCGCCAGCGACCGGCTGGAGTCGCTGATTGACCAGATGAAGGCCATGCAGAATGCGGGGCCGATCCAACGCATCGCCGTCTTCGCGAGGCACGCGGACGGCGAGTTGATGCGCAGGACGGCGGCGGATTTCGAGCCCGGCGTGCCGGTGACCGGCGAGGGCGCGATCAGCGCCGGATTGGGCGTGTTGGCCGGCCTGATCGTGAGTTGGATGACGATGGCGGGTGGCCGCCGCGTCCGGAAACGCATTCGCCGCAAACGGGCCGGTGACCACGCCCGCGACGCGTGA
- a CDS encoding gamma-glutamyltransferase, with the protein MDTIVSNRGMVVAPHMEASKAGAEILENGGTAVDAMIAAAATIAAVYPHMNAIGGDGFWLIAEPGKDPWYIEACGPAGARATIENYRKWECETVPTRGPLAAVTVPGTIGGWHKAHEIASALGGGLPLRDLLGNAVGHAKQGISVTRSQAQLTRDKLAELQDQPGFADVYLVDGMPPEIGATLRQERLADTLDQLAHAGLRDFYRGDIAATLAEDLEAIGSPVTRQDLRRYEARLRKPLAATLSKGRIFNSRPPTQGLASLIILALYDRLKVARGESFEHIHGLIEATKRAFIVRDRVVTDHDHLDERPEDFLTGEWLDRELGEINMKRAAPWPHVAKDGDTIWMGAIDRKGVAVSFIQSIYWEFGSGCISPRTGILMQNRGASFSLDKSALNPLEPGRRPFHTLNPAMARLDDGRTVVYGTMGGEGQPQTQAAIFSRHVLHGMPVGEAIDAPRWLLGRTWGDDTTALRLENRFDPDLVRALERAGHQVVVMDEPYSDIMGHAGMIVRNVKGGLEGAHDPRADGGAAVG; encoded by the coding sequence ATGGACACGATCGTTTCCAACCGCGGCATGGTGGTTGCCCCGCATATGGAGGCATCGAAGGCGGGCGCCGAGATTCTTGAAAATGGCGGCACGGCCGTGGACGCGATGATCGCAGCCGCCGCGACGATCGCGGCGGTCTATCCGCACATGAACGCCATCGGCGGCGACGGCTTCTGGCTGATTGCCGAGCCGGGCAAGGACCCGTGGTACATCGAGGCCTGCGGACCCGCCGGCGCCAGGGCGACGATTGAGAACTACCGCAAATGGGAATGCGAGACGGTGCCGACGCGCGGACCCCTGGCCGCCGTCACCGTGCCCGGCACCATCGGCGGCTGGCACAAGGCGCATGAGATCGCAAGCGCGCTCGGCGGCGGCCTGCCGTTGCGCGACCTGCTGGGGAATGCCGTCGGCCATGCCAAGCAGGGCATTTCGGTGACCCGCAGCCAGGCGCAGCTCACCCGCGACAAGCTCGCCGAGCTTCAGGACCAGCCCGGGTTCGCCGATGTCTATCTGGTGGACGGTATGCCACCCGAGATCGGCGCGACGCTCAGGCAGGAGCGGCTGGCCGATACGCTGGATCAGTTGGCCCACGCGGGTCTGAGAGATTTCTACCGCGGCGACATCGCGGCGACGCTGGCCGAGGATCTGGAAGCCATCGGCTCGCCCGTGACGCGTCAGGACCTGCGACGCTATGAGGCGCGGCTGCGCAAGCCGCTGGCCGCAACGCTGTCCAAGGGACGCATCTTCAATTCGCGTCCGCCGACGCAAGGGCTGGCATCGCTGATCATCCTGGCGCTCTACGACCGGCTGAAGGTGGCACGGGGCGAGAGTTTCGAGCATATCCACGGGCTGATCGAGGCGACCAAGCGCGCCTTCATCGTGCGCGACCGGGTGGTGACCGATCACGATCATCTGGACGAGCGCCCGGAAGACTTTCTCACCGGCGAATGGCTGGATCGCGAGCTGGGCGAGATCAACATGAAGCGCGCCGCCCCCTGGCCGCATGTGGCCAAGGATGGCGATACCATCTGGATGGGCGCGATCGACAGGAAGGGCGTGGCGGTCTCCTTCATCCAGTCGATCTACTGGGAGTTCGGATCGGGCTGCATCTCGCCGCGCACCGGCATTCTGATGCAGAACCGGGGCGCCAGCTTTTCGCTGGACAAGAGTGCGCTCAATCCGCTTGAGCCGGGACGCCGGCCGTTTCACACGCTCAATCCGGCGATGGCGCGGCTGGATGACGGCCGCACGGTGGTCTATGGCACTATGGGCGGCGAAGGGCAGCCGCAGACCCAGGCGGCGATCTTTTCGCGCCATGTACTGCACGGGATGCCGGTGGGCGAGGCGATCGACGCGCCCCGCTGGCTGCTCGGGCGCACCTGGGGCGACGACACCACGGCGCTCAGGCTGGAGAACCGCTTCGACCCGGACCTGGTGCGGGCGCTGGAGCGTGCCGGCCACCAGGTGGTGGTCATGGACGAGCCCTATTCCGACATCATGGGCCACGCCGGCATGATCGTGCGCAACGTCAAGGGCGGGCTCGAGGGCGCCCACGACCCCCGCGCCGACGGCGGCGCGGCCGTGGGCTGA
- a CDS encoding DUF2585 domain-containing protein — protein sequence MTWTTGIGLIAATALILLAMGRIPICECGFVRLWTPASDVSGSSQHIADWYTLSHIIHGFLFYWLLWFLIRSRPVGERALGAIAIEAAWEIVENSPWIIDRYREATIAIGYTGDSVLNSVFDIVWMLTGFWFAWRMPVWLTVLVAITFELLALWVIRDNLALNVIMLLYPLEAIKTWQGG from the coding sequence ATGACATGGACAACGGGCATCGGCCTCATTGCCGCGACCGCGCTCATTCTGCTGGCCATGGGCCGCATCCCCATCTGCGAGTGCGGCTTCGTGCGCCTGTGGACTCCGGCTTCCGACGTCTCGGGATCGTCGCAGCACATCGCGGACTGGTACACGCTTTCGCACATCATCCACGGATTTCTGTTCTACTGGCTACTGTGGTTCTTGATCCGCTCCCGCCCGGTCGGCGAACGTGCGCTGGGCGCGATCGCCATCGAGGCCGCCTGGGAGATTGTCGAGAACAGCCCCTGGATCATCGACCGCTATCGCGAAGCCACCATTGCCATCGGCTACACGGGCGACAGCGTTCTGAACTCGGTCTTCGACATCGTCTGGATGCTGACCGGCTTCTGGTTCGCCTGGCGCATGCCGGTCTGGCTGACGGTTCTGGTCGCCATCACCTTCGAGCTTCTGGCGCTGTGGGTGATCCGTGACAATCTGGCGCTCAACGTGATCATGCTGCTCTACCCGCTCGAGGCCATCAAGACCTGGCAGGGCGGATAG
- a CDS encoding mobile mystery protein B has product MAGDPDGATPLDPDDAAGLRFPHVTIRAELNELEQANVADGLRWLARRRGGDILSEPFVRLLHKRLFGEVWTWAGSYRQSESNIGIDPRQIPVQVHMLLDDARFWVNSTVYSPLEAAARFHHRLVQIHLFANGNGRHARIAADLLLEDHFRQPRIDWAAGEDLQNDSERRRRYIAALRAADNHDFTALLRFVGA; this is encoded by the coding sequence ATGGCTGGCGATCCGGACGGAGCGACGCCGCTTGATCCGGACGATGCCGCCGGCCTGCGGTTTCCCCACGTCACGATCCGCGCCGAACTCAATGAACTGGAACAGGCCAACGTCGCGGATGGATTGCGGTGGCTTGCCCGGCGGCGCGGAGGCGACATTCTCTCCGAGCCCTTCGTGCGTCTCTTGCACAAACGGTTGTTCGGCGAAGTCTGGACCTGGGCAGGCAGCTACCGGCAGTCCGAAAGCAACATCGGTATCGACCCCCGGCAAATTCCCGTTCAGGTGCATATGCTGCTCGACGACGCCCGCTTCTGGGTGAACAGCACCGTCTATTCACCGCTTGAAGCCGCCGCGCGCTTTCACCACCGGCTGGTTCAGATCCACCTCTTCGCCAACGGCAACGGACGGCACGCCCGCATCGCGGCGGACCTCCTGCTCGAGGATCATTTCCGTCAGCCGCGCATCGACTGGGCGGCGGGCGAAGACCTGCAGAACGACAGCGAGCGGCGGCGGCGCTACATCGCCGCTCTCCGCGCCGCCGACAACCACGACTTCACCGCGCTGCTGCGCTTCGTCGGCGCCTGA
- a CDS encoding WD40 repeat domain-containing protein, translated as MPTVAPYDFDAFVVAACFIDDVPAFALGDGTVRLMGAGETSVHAHKGSVLVAVRARDGKALVTGGDDGTVVRISSDGTHAVLAERPRKWIDILACGPDGAVAFASGRIAWTRDGKGAEKEFPLERAVGGLAFAPKGMRLAVSRYDGATLFWVNTSGSPVELAWKGAHQGITWSPDGKYVVSSMQENALHGWRLSDMQDMRMAGYPGKIKSVSWSAKGRYLVTSGANAAIAWPFFGKTGPMGQNPLQLGTRGDQIVTCVAAHPGEDMAAVGYSDGMIMACRFVDGAEVLLRRPGTGPVSAMEWSGQGSRLVFGTETGEAGLITLQ; from the coding sequence ATGCCCACCGTTGCTCCTTACGATTTCGACGCCTTCGTGGTTGCCGCCTGTTTCATCGACGACGTGCCGGCGTTCGCGCTGGGCGATGGTACGGTGAGGCTGATGGGTGCGGGCGAGACATCCGTGCATGCGCACAAGGGATCGGTGCTGGTGGCCGTGCGGGCGCGTGATGGCAAGGCGCTGGTGACCGGCGGCGATGACGGCACCGTGGTGCGGATCTCTTCCGACGGGACCCACGCGGTGCTGGCGGAGCGGCCGCGCAAGTGGATCGACATCCTGGCCTGCGGGCCTGACGGGGCGGTGGCCTTCGCCTCCGGCCGCATCGCCTGGACGCGCGACGGCAAGGGCGCGGAGAAGGAGTTTCCGCTCGAGCGCGCTGTCGGCGGGCTGGCGTTCGCGCCCAAGGGCATGCGGCTGGCGGTGTCACGCTACGACGGGGCGACGCTGTTCTGGGTCAACACTTCCGGCAGCCCCGTGGAGCTTGCCTGGAAGGGTGCGCACCAGGGCATCACCTGGTCGCCGGATGGAAAATACGTCGTCAGCTCGATGCAGGAAAACGCCCTGCACGGCTGGCGCCTGTCGGACATGCAGGACATGCGCATGGCCGGCTATCCGGGCAAGATCAAGTCGGTCTCCTGGTCGGCCAAGGGGCGCTATCTGGTGACCTCGGGCGCCAACGCGGCGATTGCCTGGCCGTTTTTCGGCAAGACCGGACCGATGGGCCAGAACCCGCTGCAGCTCGGCACGCGCGGCGATCAGATCGTGACATGCGTGGCCGCCCATCCGGGCGAGGACATGGCGGCGGTGGGCTATTCCGACGGCATGATCATGGCCTGCCGGTTCGTCGATGGTGCGGAGGTGCTGCTGCGCCGCCCCGGCACGGGCCCGGTGTCCGCCATGGAGTGGAGCGGGCAGGGCTCGCGTCTGGTGTTTGGAACCGAGACGGGCGAAGCCGGATTGATTACACTGCAATAG
- a CDS encoding mobile mystery protein A, whose protein sequence is MDTSVKQAAARQYARMLDRAARQTAQLSPPREGWIAAFRKALRMSGPQLARRAGVTKAAVYQAERNEPDGAITLNQMRKMAEALGGRFVYAIVPETTVDDLVTRQAHDKAKALLRRAHVHMALEDQALPPEHASGEIERIAAQMTDRHPADFWDRD, encoded by the coding sequence ATGGACACAAGCGTCAAGCAAGCAGCCGCTCGGCAATATGCCCGTATGCTGGACCGCGCAGCCCGGCAGACCGCGCAACTCTCCCCGCCGCGCGAGGGCTGGATTGCGGCCTTCCGCAAGGCCTTGCGTATGTCGGGTCCGCAACTGGCGCGCCGCGCGGGCGTGACCAAGGCGGCGGTCTATCAGGCGGAACGCAACGAGCCTGACGGCGCGATCACCCTCAATCAGATGCGCAAGATGGCGGAGGCGCTGGGCGGCCGTTTCGTCTACGCCATCGTTCCGGAGACGACGGTGGACGATCTCGTCACACGCCAGGCGCACGACAAGGCCAAAGCCCTGTTGCGGCGAGCCCATGTGCACATGGCACTGGAGGATCAGGCCCTACCGCCCGAACACGCCAGTGGAGAAATCGAGCGGATCGCCGCGCAGATGACGGACCGGCACCCCGCGGATTTCTGGGACCGGGACTGA